One window of Cohnella hashimotonis genomic DNA carries:
- a CDS encoding carbohydrate ABC transporter permease — MRRKSVSYSRFGYMFSLPFILAFLVFSFYPVLYTAVIGFTDMKGVIPKPVHMLDNPFGNFTDLIMHNTSFRISLTNTALIWILNFIPQIGLALLLTAWFTNQRLKVRGQGAFKVLLYMPNIITASTIAVLFNSLFSYPMGPVNSLFESLGWIDAPVNFLQDKTTARGIVAFIQFWMWYGNTMIILIAGVMGINPALFEAAAIDGANGWQTFMRITLPSLKTIMLYTLITSMIGGLQLFDIPQLFLFGGPDDATLTTSVFIYGQAFKGSYMFNKAAAASMIMFAIAAVLSGLLFYLMRDRDASLLKKAQKRIKKAAKAAARGL, encoded by the coding sequence ATGCGCCGCAAGAGCGTCAGCTATTCGAGATTCGGCTACATGTTCAGCTTGCCTTTCATACTCGCGTTCCTTGTATTCTCGTTCTATCCGGTCCTGTATACGGCGGTCATCGGCTTTACCGACATGAAGGGCGTCATTCCGAAGCCGGTCCATATGCTGGACAATCCCTTCGGCAACTTCACCGATCTCATTATGCATAACACGTCGTTTCGCATATCGTTAACGAATACCGCGCTGATCTGGATCCTGAACTTCATTCCCCAGATCGGGCTGGCGCTGCTGCTCACCGCCTGGTTCACCAACCAGCGCCTTAAGGTGCGGGGGCAAGGCGCGTTCAAGGTGCTCCTCTACATGCCGAATATTATCACGGCGAGCACGATCGCCGTGCTTTTTAACTCTTTGTTTTCCTACCCGATGGGTCCCGTGAACAGTCTGTTCGAGAGTCTGGGCTGGATCGACGCGCCCGTCAACTTCCTGCAGGACAAGACGACCGCGCGGGGCATCGTCGCCTTTATCCAGTTCTGGATGTGGTACGGCAACACGATGATCATCCTGATCGCCGGCGTCATGGGCATCAACCCCGCGCTGTTCGAGGCGGCCGCCATCGACGGGGCGAACGGCTGGCAGACGTTCATGCGGATCACGCTCCCGAGTCTCAAGACGATCATGCTCTACACGCTGATCACGTCGATGATCGGGGGGCTGCAGCTGTTCGACATCCCGCAGCTGTTCCTGTTCGGCGGTCCCGACGACGCGACGCTCACGACGTCCGTATTCATCTACGGGCAAGCGTTCAAGGGCAGCTACATGTTCAACAAAGCGGCGGCGGCCAGCATGATCATGTTCGCGATCGCGGCGGTTCTGTCGGGTCTCTTGTTCTACCTCATGCGCGACCGCGACGCTTCGCTGCTCAAGAAAGCGCAAAAAAGAATCAAAAAGGCTGCGAAAGCGGCGGCAAGGGGGCTGTGA
- a CDS encoding response regulator transcription factor → MKTLLIVDDEPRTRLGIQKTLVAWAAGKYRIESAASGVEALEWLKTNPVQILITDVRMPEIDGLQMLEALAKRGPLPVVIVISGHAEFEYAKKSLQLGAFDYILKPLDKASLIDTVQRAFERDSDKDRVGAMEKLVDSKLLEVGRDEARYGSSIKDAIDFIYGHLHEAITMKQVAEQLHLNASYFSVLFKEQTGVTFSDYLTRIRLQKAKELLVATRLPVWEIAEKVGYQTVKYFIKVFKESEGTSPRQYRQQAAEEDPSIQ, encoded by the coding sequence GTGAAAACGTTATTGATCGTCGACGACGAGCCGCGCACGCGACTCGGCATCCAAAAGACCCTCGTCGCCTGGGCGGCGGGCAAATACCGGATCGAAAGCGCGGCAAGCGGCGTCGAAGCGCTCGAATGGTTGAAGACGAATCCGGTCCAGATTCTCATCACCGACGTGCGGATGCCGGAGATCGACGGCCTGCAGATGCTGGAGGCGCTCGCGAAGCGCGGACCGCTGCCCGTCGTCATCGTCATCTCCGGCCATGCCGAGTTCGAGTATGCGAAAAAGTCGCTGCAGCTCGGCGCGTTCGATTATATCCTCAAGCCGCTCGACAAAGCGTCTCTCATCGACACCGTGCAGCGGGCGTTCGAACGCGACAGCGACAAGGATCGCGTGGGCGCGATGGAGAAGCTCGTCGACTCCAAGCTGCTCGAGGTAGGCCGCGACGAGGCGCGATACGGCTCCTCCATCAAGGACGCGATCGACTTTATTTACGGCCATCTGCATGAGGCGATCACGATGAAGCAGGTCGCGGAGCAGCTTCACCTGAACGCGAGCTACTTCAGCGTGCTGTTCAAGGAGCAGACGGGCGTGACGTTCAGCGATTATCTGACGCGGATCCGGCTGCAAAAGGCGAAGGAGCTGCTCGTCGCGACGCGCCTGCCGGTGTGGGAGATCGCGGAGAAGGTCGGCTACCAGACCGTCAAATATTTCATCAAGGTGTTCAAAGAAAGCGAAGGGACGAGCCCAAGGCAGTACAGGCAGCAAGCGGCGGAAGAAGATCCGTCGATCCAATAA
- a CDS encoding extracellular solute-binding protein, which produces MKIRAVSALTAAGLALATAGCGRGAGDRLAPEPGSGDQVTIRMMHLWPESGALGQHRIVNKIIEEYEAEHPNVVVKQEVLDNEQYKAKLRVLSAVNELPDVGLTWAAGALQPFVAGGLFTPLDDLLQGELKDSFVAGTTEAYAVDDKTYALPLEFNIAPIFYNKELFRKFQLDVPKTYDELRDVIGTLAAGGVAPIALGNQDRWTGSMWYMYMADRIAGAETLAEAIGGKRSFADPGLVQAGRSVQDLVDAGAFNPDFNGLSNDEAKAMFLSGKAAMYMVGAWELPNFTTNQDIPQRFRDNVGFFKFPTVEEGKGDIDGWVGGPGVGLFVAENSEVKAEAKSFVEYFVKRWGERSVTDAGVIPATKVDTAAVKLPQLYVDLLNEMNKATSITLFADVQLKPGAAETHLNQIQALFGKAVTPEGFAAAHDKVIKAGQ; this is translated from the coding sequence ATAAAAATTCGGGCGGTATCGGCGCTGACGGCGGCCGGCTTGGCCCTCGCGACGGCCGGATGCGGGCGGGGGGCCGGCGATCGTCTCGCCCCGGAGCCGGGCTCTGGCGATCAAGTTACGATCAGGATGATGCATCTGTGGCCGGAATCCGGCGCGCTCGGCCAGCATCGGATCGTGAACAAGATCATCGAGGAGTACGAGGCGGAGCATCCGAACGTCGTCGTCAAGCAGGAAGTGCTCGACAACGAACAGTACAAAGCCAAGCTCCGGGTGCTCTCCGCCGTCAACGAGCTGCCCGACGTCGGCTTGACTTGGGCGGCGGGGGCGCTGCAGCCGTTCGTTGCGGGCGGGCTGTTCACGCCGCTCGACGACCTGCTGCAGGGCGAGCTGAAGGATTCGTTCGTGGCGGGCACGACGGAGGCTTACGCCGTGGACGACAAGACGTACGCGCTGCCGCTCGAATTCAACATCGCGCCGATTTTCTATAACAAGGAGCTGTTCCGCAAGTTCCAATTGGATGTTCCCAAGACGTACGACGAGCTCCGCGACGTCATCGGGACGCTCGCCGCGGGCGGCGTGGCGCCGATCGCGCTGGGCAATCAGGACCGCTGGACCGGGTCGATGTGGTACATGTACATGGCCGACCGCATTGCAGGCGCAGAGACGCTGGCGGAGGCGATCGGCGGCAAGCGCTCCTTTGCCGATCCGGGGCTCGTCCAGGCGGGCCGGAGCGTGCAGGACCTGGTGGACGCGGGGGCGTTCAACCCGGACTTCAACGGCTTGTCCAACGACGAGGCCAAGGCGATGTTCTTGAGCGGCAAAGCCGCCATGTACATGGTGGGCGCGTGGGAGCTGCCGAATTTCACGACGAACCAGGACATCCCCCAGCGCTTCCGCGACAACGTCGGCTTCTTCAAGTTTCCGACGGTTGAGGAAGGCAAAGGAGACATCGACGGCTGGGTCGGCGGTCCCGGCGTCGGACTGTTCGTGGCCGAGAACTCCGAGGTGAAGGCGGAAGCCAAGTCGTTCGTCGAGTACTTCGTCAAGCGTTGGGGCGAGCGATCCGTCACCGACGCGGGCGTCATCCCGGCGACCAAGGTCGATACCGCGGCCGTCAAGCTGCCGCAGCTGTACGTCGACCTGCTCAACGAGATGAACAAAGCGACGAGCATCACGCTGTTCGCCGACGTGCAGCTGAAGCCGGGCGCCGCCGAGACGCACCTGAACCAGATCCAGGCGCTGTTCGGCAAAGCCGTCACGCCGGAAGGTTTCGCGGCCGCGCACGACAAGGTGATTAAGGCGGGGCAGTGA
- a CDS encoding carbohydrate ABC transporter permease: MENIRTESRAFLHVNRTIVYIVCIVLALLSILPFWIMFVNATRSTAEIQSGLSLLPSTHMKTNLDVLLSKSFDPLKGFFNSLIISGFSTICAVYFSSLTAYALVAYNWKLRQAFFTFILLVMMIPAQASAIGFYKFMYQLHWTNSLLPLILPAIAAPAIVFFMRQYLLSMLSIEMVEAARIDGAGELYTFNRIVLPIMVPAIATQAIFAFVASWNNLFMPLILLTQKDKYTLPIMVSLLKGDIYKTEFGSIYMGLALTALPLFVIYFLLSRYIIAGVALGGVKE; encoded by the coding sequence ATGGAAAACATCCGGACGGAATCCAGAGCCTTCCTTCACGTTAACCGGACGATCGTTTACATCGTCTGCATCGTCCTGGCGCTGCTCAGCATCCTGCCGTTCTGGATCATGTTCGTCAACGCCACCCGCTCGACGGCGGAGATTCAGAGCGGGCTCTCGCTGCTGCCGTCCACGCATATGAAGACAAATCTGGACGTGCTGCTGAGCAAAAGCTTCGATCCGCTCAAGGGATTCTTTAATTCGCTCATCATCTCGGGCTTCTCGACCATCTGCGCGGTATACTTTTCGTCGCTCACCGCCTATGCGCTGGTCGCGTACAACTGGAAGCTTCGCCAGGCGTTCTTTACGTTTATCCTGCTCGTCATGATGATCCCGGCGCAGGCGAGCGCCATCGGCTTCTACAAGTTCATGTATCAGCTGCATTGGACGAACAGCCTGCTGCCGCTGATCCTGCCTGCCATCGCTGCGCCTGCCATCGTATTTTTCATGCGGCAGTACCTGCTGTCCATGCTGTCGATCGAAATGGTGGAAGCCGCGCGCATCGACGGAGCGGGGGAGCTGTACACGTTTAACCGGATCGTGCTGCCCATCATGGTGCCCGCTATCGCGACCCAGGCCATCTTCGCCTTCGTCGCCAGCTGGAACAACCTGTTCATGCCGCTCATCCTGCTTACGCAGAAGGACAAATACACGCTGCCGATTATGGTCAGCCTGCTTAAAGGGGATATTTACAAGACGGAGTTCGGTTCGATTTATATGGGGCTCGCCCTTACGGCCCTGCCGCTCTTCGTGATATACTTCCTGCTGTCCAGGTATATTATCGCAGGCGTCGCGCTTGGCGGCGTCAAAGAATAA
- a CDS encoding ABC transporter substrate-binding protein: MKRALSASTAIVLLSSVLAACGSDASNNAGASQSAGPSAGASSSAAPSDSSKPKDKVTINLWSFTDEIPNMTKKYMETHPDANVEFKTTVIATTDGAYQPALDQALAGGGKDAPDLYAAESAFVLKYTQGDASDYAANYADLGLGDDLVKDAGIAQYSVDIGSKDGALKGLAYQATGGAFIYRRSIAKDVFGTDDPATIKTAVGPGWDKFFDAAAKLKAKGYGIVSGDGDIWHPIENSSDKGWIVDGKLHIDPKREQFLDFSKQLKDNGYSNDTKDWTEAWYADMSGTGKQPIFGFFGPAWLINYVMNGQVKDTNGDWAVTEPPTGFFWGGTWLLANKDVTKDDAKKAAVADFIKWVTLDTSETGLQYYWANGTMKTGEQGTKDSVASSVVMSKSNGEVALLGGQNMFDVFVPANANATGKNLTQYDESINLIWRDQVREYANGTKSRDKTIADFKQKVKDQLDIDSE, encoded by the coding sequence ATGAAACGCGCACTATCCGCAAGCACCGCCATTGTCCTCTTGTCCTCCGTCCTGGCCGCATGCGGCTCGGACGCCTCCAACAATGCGGGCGCCAGCCAATCGGCCGGCCCGAGCGCAGGCGCTTCGAGCAGCGCCGCTCCTTCGGACAGCAGCAAGCCGAAGGATAAGGTGACCATCAACCTCTGGAGCTTCACCGACGAGATTCCCAACATGACGAAGAAGTACATGGAAACCCACCCCGACGCGAATGTCGAGTTCAAGACGACCGTCATCGCGACGACGGACGGCGCTTACCAGCCCGCGCTCGATCAAGCGCTCGCGGGCGGCGGCAAGGACGCGCCGGACCTTTACGCGGCCGAATCGGCCTTCGTCCTGAAGTACACGCAAGGCGACGCCTCGGACTATGCCGCGAACTACGCGGACCTGGGGCTGGGCGACGACCTGGTCAAGGACGCAGGCATCGCCCAATACTCGGTCGACATCGGCAGCAAGGACGGCGCGCTGAAAGGCCTTGCCTACCAAGCGACAGGCGGTGCCTTCATCTATCGCCGTTCGATCGCCAAGGACGTGTTCGGCACGGACGATCCGGCGACGATCAAGACCGCGGTCGGTCCGGGCTGGGATAAGTTCTTCGACGCGGCCGCCAAGCTGAAGGCCAAAGGCTACGGCATCGTATCCGGCGACGGCGACATCTGGCACCCGATCGAGAACAGCTCCGACAAAGGCTGGATCGTGGACGGCAAACTGCACATCGATCCGAAGCGCGAGCAGTTCCTGGATTTCTCCAAGCAGCTCAAGGACAACGGCTATTCGAACGATACGAAGGACTGGACGGAAGCCTGGTACGCCGACATGTCCGGCACCGGCAAGCAGCCGATCTTCGGCTTCTTCGGCCCCGCCTGGCTCATCAATTACGTCATGAACGGCCAGGTCAAGGACACGAACGGCGACTGGGCCGTGACCGAACCGCCGACCGGCTTCTTCTGGGGCGGCACATGGCTGCTCGCGAACAAGGACGTCACGAAGGACGACGCCAAGAAAGCTGCCGTCGCCGACTTTATCAAGTGGGTGACGCTGGATACGTCCGAGACCGGTCTTCAATACTACTGGGCGAACGGCACGATGAAGACGGGCGAGCAAGGCACGAAGGACAGCGTTGCGTCGAGCGTCGTCATGTCGAAGTCGAACGGCGAAGTCGCGCTGCTCGGCGGCCAGAATATGTTCGATGTGTTCGTCCCGGCTAACGCCAACGCCACCGGCAAGAACCTCACCCAATACGACGAGTCGATCAACCTCATCTGGCGCGACCAGGTGCGCGAATATGCGAACGGCACGAAGAGCCGGGATAAGACGATCGCGGACTTCAAGCAAAAGGTCAAGGACCAGCTCGACATCGACAGCGAATAA